The Chryseobacterium sp. 7 genome includes a region encoding these proteins:
- a CDS encoding MFS transporter, producing the protein MSNYSKQTNWAQFIPLVTVFFFWGFVAASNDILIPVFQKAFNLSQTESMLVQICFYVAYTVGSLIYMLVSKSLKQDLINKIGYKNGLIVGLLISAMGTLLFYPAANMHSFPLMISGLFIVGLGFSLQQIVANPLAIEVGPTETGSQRLTMAGGINNLGTTIGPLIVAFAIFGSASAGNTEASIESVKVPYLILGAAFALVALMLKFSSLPAVTPTNTENTDDKTLGEHRTSAFQYPQLVMGMIAIFVYVGVEVSTASNLPAYMEKNLGFETKDVAPYISLYWASLMIGRWTGAVEAFDVNAGFKKILRFLAPYLAFGVFLFVNAIAKHDLSPFYVYGFIIIAMIICDILSKGNPARMLLIFSLAGITALLTGMFTTGMVSVYAFTSVGLFCSTLWPCIFALAINGLGKHTNQGSGYLIMMIMGGGIVSFIQGYIADLINIHFSYIVGVICFAYLAFYAIRVTGILKAQGIDLDKISKGSGH; encoded by the coding sequence ATGTCAAATTATTCTAAACAAACCAATTGGGCTCAATTCATTCCGTTGGTTACCGTATTCTTCTTTTGGGGATTCGTAGCAGCCAGTAATGATATTCTGATCCCTGTTTTTCAAAAAGCCTTCAATTTATCCCAAACTGAAAGTATGCTTGTACAGATATGCTTTTATGTAGCGTATACTGTAGGTTCTTTAATTTATATGCTTGTATCAAAGAGCCTGAAACAGGATTTGATCAATAAAATCGGGTACAAAAACGGTCTTATTGTGGGACTTCTTATTTCCGCAATGGGAACTTTACTGTTTTATCCGGCTGCCAATATGCATTCTTTCCCTTTAATGATCTCCGGATTATTTATTGTAGGTTTAGGATTCTCTCTTCAGCAGATTGTGGCCAATCCGCTTGCTATTGAGGTAGGTCCTACGGAAACCGGATCTCAGCGATTAACGATGGCAGGTGGTATCAACAATTTAGGAACTACCATAGGACCGCTTATTGTAGCGTTTGCTATTTTTGGTTCTGCCAGCGCTGGTAACACAGAAGCGAGTATAGAAAGTGTGAAAGTACCTTATCTTATATTAGGAGCCGCTTTCGCTCTTGTAGCTCTGATGCTTAAATTCTCGTCTCTTCCAGCTGTAACTCCTACTAACACGGAGAACACAGATGATAAAACTTTGGGAGAACACAGAACATCGGCTTTCCAGTATCCTCAATTGGTCATGGGAATGATCGCAATCTTCGTTTATGTAGGAGTGGAAGTTTCCACAGCGAGTAACCTTCCTGCTTATATGGAAAAGAATTTAGGGTTTGAAACAAAAGATGTAGCACCTTATATCTCTTTATACTGGGCTTCATTAATGATTGGCCGTTGGACAGGTGCCGTAGAGGCATTTGACGTGAATGCGGGCTTCAAAAAAATCTTAAGATTCTTAGCTCCTTATCTTGCATTTGGTGTATTTTTATTTGTAAACGCCATTGCTAAGCATGATCTTTCTCCTTTCTATGTATATGGATTTATCATTATTGCTATGATTATCTGTGATATTTTAAGTAAAGGAAACCCGGCAAGAATGCTTCTGATTTTCTCTTTAGCAGGGATTACAGCTTTATTAACAGGAATGTTTACTACAGGAATGGTATCTGTATATGCATTTACCAGTGTAGGTCTTTTCTGCTCCACGCTATGGCCATGTATCTTCGCATTGGCAATCAACGGGCTTGGAAAGCATACCAACCAGGGTTCCGGATATCTTATTATGATGATTATGGGTGGAGGTATTGTAAGCTTTATCCAAGGTTATATTGCAGATCTTATTAATATTCACTTTAGTTATATCGTGGGGGTTATTTGTTTTGCTTATCTTGCATTCTATGCGATCCGTGTAACCGGGATTCTAAAAGCTCAGGGCATTGATCTTGATAAAATATCTAAAGGCAGTGGTCATTAA
- a CDS encoding lysophospholipid acyltransferase family protein, whose amino-acid sequence MTKILNYLWRFWLLLLAFFLTVIIGIPVYILSFNKKHYKYGYKLVRLWCFGMFYGMGFRYDLIKLSEQEKDKDIPYVFISNHTSIMDIMLVCILFPNHPICFVGKKELVKIPIFGTIYKRICVMVDRASAKSRADVYRRCAEKMEEGNSIALFPEGGVPDDTSIILDDFKDGAFMLSSKHHSPIAVYTFVGLKEMFPFENSKGYPGRVKVYFNGIIEPTDSPKDLKAEAYETIKKTLIRYSVERK is encoded by the coding sequence GTGACAAAAATTTTAAATTATCTCTGGAGATTCTGGCTGCTGCTGCTGGCTTTTTTTCTGACGGTTATTATCGGAATCCCAGTCTATATTTTATCCTTTAATAAAAAGCATTATAAATACGGGTATAAACTTGTAAGACTCTGGTGTTTCGGAATGTTCTACGGAATGGGCTTCAGGTATGACCTGATTAAGCTTTCGGAACAGGAAAAAGATAAGGACATACCATATGTATTTATATCCAATCATACTTCCATTATGGATATTATGCTTGTTTGTATTCTGTTTCCGAATCACCCGATTTGTTTTGTAGGAAAAAAAGAACTGGTAAAGATTCCTATTTTCGGAACTATATATAAAAGGATATGTGTAATGGTAGACAGGGCGAGCGCAAAAAGCCGTGCAGATGTTTACCGAAGATGTGCAGAAAAGATGGAAGAAGGTAACAGTATTGCCCTTTTTCCGGAAGGCGGTGTGCCGGACGACACTTCTATTATCCTGGATGATTTCAAAGACGGTGCCTTCATGCTTTCTTCGAAACATCATTCTCCTATAGCTGTTTATACCTTTGTGGGACTCAAGGAAATGTTCCCTTTTGAAAACTCAAAAGGCTATCCTGGAAGAGTAAAGGTGTACTTCAACGGAATCATTGAGCCTACAGATTCGCCTAAAGACTTAAAGGCAGAGGCTTATGAGACAATAAAAAAAACCTTAATCAGGTATTCCGTTGAAAGGAAATAG
- a CDS encoding NADP-dependent malic enzyme encodes MSSNNNRDEKNFSQAALDYHKAEPKGKIEVIPSKPHSSQRDLSLAYSPGVAVPCMEIHDKPETVYDYTGKGNLVAVISNGTAVLGLGDIGAEASKPVMEGKGLLFKIFADINVFDIEIDEKDPDKFIEIVKGIAPTFGGINLEDIKAPEAFYIEQRLKEELNIPLMHDDQHGTAIISAAALINSLQIANKDIDKVKMVVNGAGAAAIACTKLYISLGLKKENVLMCDSKGVINHKRENLTPEKLDFIIETDIETLEDAVKGSDVFVGLSKGNVMTPEMLLSMNENPIVFALANPDPEIAYDLALETRKDVIMATGRSDYPNQVNNVLGFPYIFRGALDVQATGINEDMKLAAVHAIADLAKEPVPEAVILAYNVQNLQFGREYFIPKPFDNRLITKVSSAVAKAAIESGVARKTITDFEEYEHQLLDRMGRDERLVRMMQSRAKSNPKRITLGNAEEYNVLKAAQILYEEGIAYPSLLGDKKYIKEQMERYGITLDVPIIDPSDDDQKENRKKYRETLWKLRQRKGMNEYKAKRYVRQRDYFGPLMLRHGDTDGLIVGFSKNYTSVLRPVLEVIEKDKGVDKVAAMMMILSEKKPIFFADTSINQNPTSEDLVNIAKMAEFTVKSFAIEPRIAMLGFENFAAISETSKKVAKAVSILHEKFPKMIVDGEIQPDFAMNADHLSDYPFSKLGTTPANTFIFPNLESANLSYKIIRGMKVAQVIGPILMGLKQPVHVLQMRSSVDEIVNLATIAVLDAQRREKKSN; translated from the coding sequence ATGTCAAGTAACAACAATCGTGACGAAAAGAACTTTAGCCAGGCCGCGCTGGATTATCATAAAGCAGAACCCAAAGGAAAAATTGAAGTGATCCCATCAAAGCCGCACTCTTCTCAAAGAGACCTTTCGCTGGCTTATTCTCCGGGTGTAGCCGTTCCTTGTATGGAAATTCATGATAAGCCTGAAACTGTATATGATTATACAGGAAAAGGAAACCTGGTAGCAGTAATTTCTAACGGTACTGCCGTACTTGGACTGGGAGACATTGGGGCTGAAGCTTCAAAGCCGGTAATGGAAGGGAAAGGACTTTTGTTCAAAATATTTGCAGATATCAATGTTTTCGATATTGAGATTGACGAAAAAGATCCGGATAAATTTATTGAAATTGTAAAAGGTATTGCCCCTACATTCGGAGGGATTAACCTGGAAGATATTAAAGCACCTGAAGCTTTTTATATAGAACAAAGACTGAAGGAGGAATTGAATATTCCTTTGATGCACGACGACCAGCACGGAACAGCAATTATCTCAGCAGCTGCATTGATCAATTCTCTGCAGATTGCCAATAAAGATATTGATAAAGTGAAAATGGTAGTAAACGGTGCGGGTGCAGCAGCTATCGCATGTACCAAGCTTTATATTTCATTAGGATTGAAAAAAGAAAACGTCCTGATGTGTGACAGTAAAGGGGTAATCAATCATAAAAGAGAAAACCTTACTCCTGAGAAATTAGATTTCATCATTGAAACAGATATCGAAACATTAGAAGATGCTGTAAAAGGTTCTGATGTTTTTGTAGGATTGTCAAAAGGAAACGTAATGACTCCGGAAATGCTTTTGAGCATGAACGAAAACCCTATCGTATTCGCTTTAGCTAATCCTGATCCGGAAATTGCTTATGACCTTGCTCTTGAGACCCGTAAAGATGTAATCATGGCAACAGGAAGAAGTGATTATCCTAACCAGGTGAACAACGTATTAGGATTCCCTTATATCTTCCGTGGAGCATTAGATGTGCAGGCTACAGGAATTAATGAAGATATGAAACTGGCTGCCGTACACGCTATTGCTGATCTGGCAAAAGAACCGGTTCCGGAAGCTGTAATTTTAGCATATAACGTTCAGAATCTTCAGTTCGGTAGAGAATATTTTATTCCAAAGCCATTTGATAACAGGCTGATCACAAAAGTATCAAGCGCTGTGGCAAAAGCAGCTATTGAAAGTGGTGTTGCAAGAAAAACCATTACGGATTTCGAAGAATACGAGCACCAGCTTCTGGACAGAATGGGAAGAGACGAGAGGTTGGTAAGAATGATGCAGAGCCGTGCAAAATCTAATCCGAAAAGAATCACTCTTGGAAATGCTGAAGAATACAATGTGTTGAAAGCTGCCCAGATTCTTTATGAAGAAGGAATTGCTTATCCGAGCCTTTTAGGAGACAAAAAATACATCAAGGAGCAGATGGAACGCTACGGAATTACGCTGGATGTTCCAATCATTGATCCAAGTGATGATGATCAGAAAGAAAACAGAAAAAAATACAGAGAGACCCTTTGGAAACTTCGTCAGAGAAAAGGAATGAACGAGTACAAAGCGAAAAGATACGTACGTCAGAGAGACTATTTCGGACCTTTGATGCTAAGACATGGAGATACTGACGGTCTTATCGTAGGATTCTCGAAAAACTATACTTCAGTTTTACGTCCCGTTCTTGAAGTGATTGAAAAAGACAAAGGAGTAGATAAAGTAGCGGCAATGATGATGATTCTCTCTGAAAAGAAACCTATTTTCTTCGCAGATACATCCATCAACCAAAACCCTACATCAGAAGATCTTGTAAACATTGCTAAAATGGCAGAATTTACAGTGAAGTCTTTCGCTATCGAGCCTAGAATTGCAATGCTTGGGTTTGAAAACTTTGCTGCCATCTCTGAAACTTCTAAAAAAGTAGCAAAAGCAGTAAGCATTCTTCATGAGAAATTCCCTAAAATGATTGTAGATGGTGAAATTCAGCCGGATTTTGCAATGAATGCAGATCACCTGAGCGATTATCCGTTCTCAAAATTAGGAACAACACCTGCCAATACCTTTATCTTCCCGAATCTGGAAAGTGCCAACCTTTCTTATAAAATTATAAGAGGAATGAAAGTAGCACAGGTTATAGGGCCAATCTTAATGGGATTAAAGCAGCCTGTACACGTACTTCAGATGCGTTCAAGTGTAGATGAAATTGTAAACCTTGCTACAATTGCTGTTCTTGATGCTCAAAGAAGAGAAAAGAAATCAAACTAA
- a CDS encoding GtrA family protein, translating into MKEILIRQKQVLFFIIAGGLSAIVEIGSFKIFSTYLPHFFARETNFYGIHYPLSNIFSTSCGIITNYFLSIWFVFERGKHSKRKEFAYFMVVSFFSTLLSLGFFQIFYSFVFKDNINLIFYTLSPEMISKIAAIVLVSILNYSIKKKVIFNG; encoded by the coding sequence ATGAAAGAAATACTCATACGTCAGAAACAGGTTTTGTTCTTCATTATTGCAGGAGGGCTAAGCGCTATTGTAGAAATAGGCAGCTTTAAAATTTTCAGCACCTACCTTCCTCATTTTTTCGCAAGGGAGACTAACTTCTATGGTATACATTATCCTTTAAGTAACATCTTTTCTACCAGTTGCGGGATTATCACCAACTACTTTCTGAGCATATGGTTTGTATTCGAAAGAGGAAAGCATTCCAAAAGAAAAGAGTTTGCTTATTTTATGGTGGTATCTTTCTTTTCCACTCTGCTTAGCTTAGGTTTCTTCCAGATATTCTACAGTTTCGTATTTAAAGATAATATCAATTTAATTTTTTATACCTTGAGCCCGGAAATGATCAGTAAAATTGCCGCAATTGTGCTGGTTTCCATCCTGAATTATTCTATCAAGAAGAAAGTAATTTTTAACGGTTAA
- the ruvA gene encoding Holliday junction branch migration protein RuvA codes for MIFSLQGNVQELTPTYAVINVQGVGYYVGISLMTSQTLVLNQPTFLFIQQIIREDAHLLFGFNTRSEKEMFNLLISVNGVGAVSALILLSTLSLDEIASAILSGNSALIQKAKGIGAKTAERIIVDLKDKVQKYSDPNANISVMVDNKIKEESLSALEVLGIPKRASEKIADRIIKQNPNISVEELVKQILKNI; via the coding sequence ATGATATTTTCTTTACAAGGCAACGTTCAAGAACTTACGCCTACCTACGCGGTCATCAATGTACAAGGGGTTGGTTACTACGTGGGAATAAGTTTGATGACCTCACAAACGCTGGTTTTGAATCAGCCGACCTTTTTATTTATCCAGCAGATCATTCGTGAAGATGCCCATCTTCTCTTTGGATTTAACACACGTTCAGAAAAAGAAATGTTCAATCTGTTAATAAGTGTTAATGGAGTGGGAGCTGTATCTGCACTTATTCTGCTGTCTACACTGAGCCTTGATGAGATTGCCTCTGCAATCCTTTCCGGAAACAGTGCTTTGATTCAAAAAGCAAAAGGAATCGGAGCCAAAACTGCTGAAAGAATTATCGTAGATCTTAAAGATAAAGTACAGAAATACAGTGATCCAAACGCGAATATTTCTGTGATGGTGGATAATAAAATCAAGGAAGAATCGTTATCTGCATTAGAAGTTTTAGGAATTCCTAAACGAGCGAGTGAGAAGATTGCGGATAGAATCATAAAACAGAATCCAAACATCTCGGTAGAAGAATTGGTTAAACAAATCTTAAAAAACATTTAA
- a CDS encoding ATPase produces the protein MVAIVDSGSTKSDWVILDDFKKVFLKTETIGFNPNFINRELIAPEVQKNSNLMSVKNSITKVFFYGSGCGVKKNCETIEEELKKVFVKAEFIVKEDLMAAAYAAYSGKPAIVCILGTGSNSCYFDGKNLKIELPSLGFLIGDEGSGSAIGKQLVRRYFMKKLPSDLHTEFEADYQLTVEDALQNMYHTPRPNAYLADFTKFVIERKDHPYFRDMVFEEMKNFFEYQVLPYEEAKDAEINFIGSIAYYYENVLRSVAAEFNLNVGHVVQKPIESLVDYHIKYIL, from the coding sequence ATGGTTGCTATTGTAGATAGTGGTTCTACTAAATCGGATTGGGTAATACTTGATGACTTTAAGAAAGTTTTTTTGAAAACTGAAACAATCGGTTTCAATCCGAATTTTATCAACAGAGAACTTATCGCTCCTGAGGTGCAGAAAAATAGCAATCTGATGTCAGTCAAAAATTCAATTACCAAAGTCTTTTTTTATGGTTCAGGATGTGGAGTAAAGAAAAATTGTGAAACCATAGAAGAAGAACTGAAGAAAGTTTTTGTAAAAGCAGAATTTATAGTGAAGGAAGATCTGATGGCTGCAGCCTATGCAGCATACAGCGGAAAACCTGCTATCGTGTGCATTCTTGGCACAGGATCAAATTCTTGTTATTTCGACGGCAAAAATCTAAAAATAGAATTACCTTCATTAGGATTCCTTATTGGGGACGAAGGAAGTGGTAGTGCTATCGGAAAGCAGCTGGTGCGCAGATATTTCATGAAGAAACTGCCTTCAGACCTTCATACAGAATTTGAAGCAGACTATCAGCTTACCGTAGAAGATGCATTGCAAAACATGTATCATACTCCAAGACCAAATGCTTATCTGGCAGACTTTACCAAATTTGTGATCGAAAGAAAAGATCACCCTTACTTCAGGGATATGGTTTTTGAAGAAATGAAAAATTTCTTTGAATACCAGGTACTCCCTTATGAAGAAGCAAAAGATGCTGAGATTAATTTTATCGGCTCTATTGCTTATTATTATGAAAACGTACTGCGCTCTGTAGCTGCAGAATTTAATTTAAATGTGGGACATGTAGTTCAGAAACCAATTGAAAGCTTAGTAGATTACCACATTAAATATATACTTTAA